TCATTTTCCACCCGCCATGGACTTCCGACCGTGTTAGTGAGACTGGCAGGGAAAAACTTAAAGAATTCGGCATCGCCCCGCCTCCGAGACACATTGCGGAAACAGGCGAGTGGCAGGCAGACTGTCCGTACTGTGGTTCAACATATACAACAATGGAAAATCTCTTTGGCCCAACCGCATGCCGCAGTATTTTATATTGCAAGGCTTGCAAAAATCCTTTTGAGGCCATGAAACCAGTATCAACATTGATGTGACATGGAAATGTCATTTCAATTGATTAATAGCTTCAAGAGTCCAAGCATATATTCACTTTGGTATTAAAAAATTTCAATGATAAAAGGAGAGAGTTTTAATGGTAAAACTAATCGCGATTTACAAGCATCCACAGGACAAAGAGGCATTTGACAAGCATTATTTTGAAACTCACGCTCCGCTGACTGCCAAGATCCCGGGCCTTCGTAAAATGGAAGTTACACGTATCGTCGGCAGCCCAATGGGTGGGGAAGGCAAATATTATTTGATGTGCGAAATGTATTATGACGATCATGAAGCACTGAAGGCTGGCATGAAATCTGCAGAAGGCAAGGCTTCCGGTAAAGATGTCATGAGCTTTGCGGGTGATCTGGTCACGATGATGATCGGTGAAGAAGTTAATGAGTAACTACGAAGTCATTGAAACAACTGTGAAAGGGGAAGTCGGACTGATCGAGCTCAACCGTCCGAAGGTTCTTAACGCCCTGAACAGACAGATGGTTTCAGAAGTACTTTCGGCAATGGAGGCATACGACAATGATCCAGAAATCAAGGTCATTGTCCTTGCTGGAAAAGGCAGAGCATTTGCAGCGGGTGCAGACATCGATGAAATGATGGAAGCAGATGCAATCAGCATGGAAACAATGAATCAATTTACGGACTGGGATCGATTAGCCTGGATTAAAAAGCCGGTAATTGGAGCAGTCCATGGATTCGCCCTTGGCGGTGCATTTGAACTGGCACTATGCTGCGATATGCTGTTTGCTTCTGAAAATGCTGAGTTCGGCTTCCCGGAAGTCAATCTTGGTGTCATGCCGGGGGCGGGAGGGACACAGCGCCTGACCAAGCTT
The nucleotide sequence above comes from Mesobacillus jeotgali. Encoded proteins:
- the paaD gene encoding 1,2-phenylacetyl-CoA epoxidase subunit PaaD, giving the protein MLRDKVYEALQTVKDPEIDSVSIIELGMVEELEVLPGAVFIKLLPTFMGCPALDIIKKNVVNAVSAIHGVEKVEVEFIFHPPWTSDRVSETGREKLKEFGIAPPPRHIAETGEWQADCPYCGSTYTTMENLFGPTACRSILYCKACKNPFEAMKPVSTLM
- a CDS encoding EthD family reductase, with protein sequence MVKLIAIYKHPQDKEAFDKHYFETHAPLTAKIPGLRKMEVTRIVGSPMGGEGKYYLMCEMYYDDHEALKAGMKSAEGKASGKDVMSFAGDLVTMMIGEEVNE
- a CDS encoding enoyl-CoA hydratase-related protein; the protein is MSNYEVIETTVKGEVGLIELNRPKVLNALNRQMVSEVLSAMEAYDNDPEIKVIVLAGKGRAFAAGADIDEMMEADAISMETMNQFTDWDRLAWIKKPVIGAVHGFALGGAFELALCCDMLFASENAEFGFPEVNLGVMPGAGGTQRLTKLVGKTKAMEWILSGKRISAKEALQYGIINSTFAEEVLMEETFKFANSIAKQAPIAVRLIKESVLKAVDYPLYEGMQYERKNFYMLFATEDQKEGMRAFKEKRKPHFKGK